The following proteins come from a genomic window of Cherax quadricarinatus isolate ZL_2023a chromosome 39, ASM3850222v1, whole genome shotgun sequence:
- the LOC128686240 gene encoding methylglutaconyl-CoA hydratase, mitochondrial, whose product MLRGARSTFGVLRGTRLAILNRGICSNSPDIVVEKLVGDCEGVIVFGLNRPAAKNSIGKNLLKEFTEAIENVQHDKSVRVVVLRSLVPGVFCAGADLKERATMKPEEVGPFVSKARNCISDLENLPVPVIVALDGVALGGGLEISLACDLRVAANSAKMGLVETKLAIIPGAGGTQRLPRIIGAAKAKELIYTAAVLNGTQAAEIGLVNHVVPQNEMEDAAYHKALEIAKAIIPNGPIGVRMAKTAISRGLEVDLGTGLSIEEACYAQVIPTRDRIEGLKAFREKRKPEYKGE is encoded by the coding sequence ATGCTCCGTGGGGCAAGATCCACTTTTGGTGTATTACGAGGGACACGATTAGCCATATTGAACCGTGGAATTTGCTCAAATAGTCCTGATATTGTAGTGGAAAAATTAGTAGGAGACTGTGAAGGAGTTATTGTGTTTGGCCTCAACcgaccagctgctaaaaattcAATTGGCAAGAATCTGTTGAAAGAGTTTACTGAGGCCATTGAAAATGTGCAACATGATAAGAGTGTGAGAGTAGTTGTTTTGAGATCACTGGTACCTGGAGTGTTTTGTGCTGGAGCAGATCTAAAAGAAAGAGCAACAATGAAACCAGAAGAAGTTGGGCCATTTGTGTCTAAAGCTCGTAATTGTATCTCTGATCTTGAAAACCTTCCAGTGCCAGTAATTGTAGCTCTTGATGGTGTAGCTTTAGGAGGGGGCTTAGAGATTTCTCTTGCATGTGATCTGCGTGTGGCTGCTAATTCTGCTAAAATGGGACTTGTGGAAACAAAACTAGCCATTATCCCAGGGGCTGGTGGGACGCAGAGACTTCCCCGTATTATTGGAGCCGCAAAAGCCAAAGAATTGATCTATACAGCTGCAGTACTGAATGGAACACAGGCAGCAGAAATTGGCCTGGTTAACCATGTTGTTCCTCAGAATGAAATGGAAGATGCAGCATACCATAAAGCCTTGGAAATTGCTAAGGCAATCATCCCAAATGGTCCCATTGGTGTTAGGATGGCAAAAACAGCCATCTCGCGAGGCTTGGAAGTAGACCTTGGTACGGGATTATCTATTGAAGAAGCCTGCTATGCTCAAGTAATCCCCACCAGAGATAGAATTGAGGGGCTGAAAGCTTTTAGAGAAAAGAGAAAACCAGAATACAAGGGAGAATAA